DNA sequence from the Scophthalmus maximus strain ysfricsl-2021 chromosome 1, ASM2237912v1, whole genome shotgun sequence genome:
ATTAAGACTATGATCATTTTTgttgtatgcgtgtgtgtatttgtgatcCAAAAACATTGTAGGTGATAGCTCTTTCTTCCAAGTTAAGCTGATAGGCTTTTAGAAGTAactctttcatttcctttcctgcCCAACTTTATCTTACTTAGCCTCTTGCTTCTCCAGTGTTTAGAAATAtccagaaaagagaaaagtgaaataGGTCAAACGACTGTATGAGAGTGTaaggaaaggaaaaagtgaTTCAGGGGAAAAGTAGTGCGAGCATTGTAGCATTTTCCCCCCCAGTATAAATAAGTGAAATCAATTTTCTGCACTGATATGCAATTATTGACATAGTTCTGTAATGATGCTTTGTTTGTACAGGGGGGTTTTGTACCACAGGTGGTGGCACAGTTTTATGCTTGGTGATATGCACAGCACGGTGAAGAGACAAGCAGCCACTAACAGACAATCTACCGTACACATGGACCGACCACTCCGACGCAGAGGAAGGTCTCTCAACTCTGACTTGAGTCACAGCCATAGACAGATGAATGTGTAGTGTCACATTTGAAACTGGTACAAACGTCCACTTGTTTTGAGGGTTGTGCTGACAAAGAGTTTGTTTGAGTGGTCGCTGTTTAAGTTGACCTGATCTCTAGACAAGcaggaaaatgggaaaaaaagacccGGTGTGGAAACACGGAGCCACCCGGCCCTCCCGCTCGCCCATCGCTCACGTAAAAAGACTTGGCTGTCACCTGGAGCTCAGTAACAGCCAAAATGAGGTCTTTGTTTCTAACTTGCATGGCAAACGGTGTCCATAGTTTTGCCTATTTGTGTGACCTGTGTATCTGCCATGTCTGAATCTAACTGCCgattgtacattttcttttgttaatgGTTTAAAAGGCCTATGTATATTTTCGGATCTGATTATTACTGCTTATGCAATGCAATGATGCTGAAGAGTTTGCCAAGTTCTAAATCCACTTGCTTTCGAGACTGCAAACGACTGCTACTATTGTGAACTGTTGAAAACATGTAGTATTGTACGAGTAGAACCATAGTACACATCTGTCAGATGATGCTCCAGAGAATGTGTTTATAGATTCTTTCAGGTTTTTGTTGGGTTAATGGGGAAAAGAGACTAATGTTCCTCTCTTGAGACGGTGCAAGAGAGTTGATGAAATTGTGAGCATTTATGAATAATTGTAGCAGTTTTCCCAATTTATCGGATGATATTGCACAACAATATTATCGGGTAATTACCAAATTAGGAATGAGAAGGAGTGATTTACAAcctgaaaatgaagaaagagaTGCAACtggatttgcaaaaaaaacaaatgcatgctTACCACTTTTGCTGATGCCAATAAAGAAATCATCGATAGAGTTGACGACTgaccttttttatattttaatgatacATTGAGCGAATTTAGACCTTTCCATAATTCCCTGCATTCAGATAGTACCTACTGCTGTCAATATACACACTGTGGcttacattttataaaaaacaaatcctgtgattttttttaagacttaGCTCCATTTCACACTCAAATCTGACTTGATCATGTCAAATACCTGAGCAAAATTTTGCTCCATCACGAAATTTATAATGGTGAAAAAGATAAACAGTTACAATATCAATTTCACACTAATAAATACAGAGTAAGAGCCATAAAAACACCAGGACATAATTAAAACAGAGCCAGTGAGGACCAAATTGAGTAACAAATactcttctttttaaacttcagagaggaaaaaagaagccaaGGTCTTGTAATGAGGTGAcatcaaacacaacaaatacCATATAATAAACATGTAGGAGAGATAGTTATGTTACCCACAGCACTACACTAAGTTTATTAGAGGCCAAACACAGGGAAGAGATTAAAAATGATACACCGCAGTGGGGgataaatgtatgaaaaaaataatttccgtTCTGCCAGGTACAGATTGTGATTTTAATAAAGCCAAGTGCAAAtaattttgtacttttcagGTTAGAAATGCAATTTCAAGTAAAGCAAAACCAATAATATTCAACAAAGAACATATCAAAGAAACACATTGTACAGCTTGGTATTCGATTCCAGTCATTATCTACagttttccccccaaatatgtatttatccatcaagtagaaagaaaaaaacagtgatgaCTTTTTGGTGAAACCAGTAATAACTTAAAGACttacaaatgacacaaaagaaGTCTCCCTGGGCTCAATTTCAAGTCGGTATCGTTCCTAGACACTCCCCTGACTGGGTTATCTCATAACCTGGTAGAAGAAAAGCACAGTGATGATCAGGAAACCCAGAACCCACAAATAGGAGTCTGTAGAGTGAAAGACACAAAGAACTGTGTTAATGGTTTTTGGACAGAGTTAACAGCACAAGACAGAAAATTACATTACACGGGATTTAATGCAAATCAGTTATCTTACAACATGACAGGTCACTGTTTTATGTGATTATGTATTACTTCTATTCTATTATAACTAATACAGAGCTTTAGAGGTGCAGGTAGGTGGACTTTGTAAACTTTAGAAAGAGGCAAGCTGACTGTTTGCTGTGTTTCCAGCACCTGATAGCTGGGGCCTTATATGTACCAAGAACGTGGTATCAGTCTTTTCATCTAAGTTTCTGCAAGAAAGCAACCATTTCCCATAAAAAGGGAACTATTCCTCGAAATATAGAGTCATACAACAAACAACAGCCAAACATAATTACCTGCTTCTGGACTTTGTACCAccacactcacagagagaggagcgtCCAGGGCTGGGTGGGACACCCTGCAGGTGATTTTGGTGCCCGGGGAGACACTGGGGGGCACAGAGAGGTGGGACGACAGGGAGTACGTCCCATCGCCATGCTGCCGATGGCTGGACAGAGAGCCCTGATCTGGCAAGACCACAGGCTCTGTGTCTGTAGGAGAGAGGGATAACCACTCCATCTGAGAGGCAGAAGAAATTGGACAGCTATTATCTGTCAACTAGGAAATCAGTGTTTCTTCTCTAGAGTAGCATGCAATACATTTACATAGGGATTTGCCCAAATGTAAAAGACTCACGAACAAATGCATAGTCTTTTACCCATCTACCCATTCAAATCCTTAAGCTTAATGCTAGAAGACCATCGTCAGGTAGGTTTGTGTGTTAGCTGTCTCTACTTCTATGATCCACTCAGACTTGAACCAATGTTTCCAGAGGTTTTATGTCTTTCCTAGATGTTCAATGGTAGATAACAAGGATAATATCCAGTATAAGGATCCATCTAAAAACCTAGTTGCAGACCTGAGCATCCAGTGGGTAGTATTTATTGCAGTGACAGCTCAGTGTCTGGGGAGACTTTGTCTTCAAAACCAGCTTCTCCTCTGAGAGTGAAACATTGGGCAGttctgaaaaaacagaaacagaagaagagttTTTAAGAGTCGCAGTGTGATGCTCTGGGTTTGAGAGATCAGATCAGAGTGACACTTACGGACCACATGGAGTTCAATGACTTGCTGTGCATGGAAAAGGCCTAATCGAACCGTACAGATGTAGATCCCCGCATCCAGAACCTTCAGCTTGCTCAGGGTCACGGAGACGTTACCCTCACCAACCACCTGGGCGGCATCCATGCTtgagcctctcctctctgcagacactgaaaaaacaaagagagacaactgtcaaaacaaactCAACTCGGATTCTCTCGCGTATCATATCGCACGGTCCTCCTCAGCAGATTGTGGCAGCGCAGTTGccattaaactgtgaaataaatgcTAAACATGGAAAAAGAAGTTGACAAAAATCACTCTTGGATGCGTATGATAGAAAAACTATCGTAGAATGGCATTCTCATCCCTTGTGACcgaaatggcagacggtggaacagccgaattaacaaaaacaacttaacctcgcaagagaaaaagaatttcATTGACAAAGGAACTAAAGGAGGCGCAcaaggagagtgatagaaaaggAGCTTTTTAGCTTCACTCCCTGGAGGGAGCTctgggacttgagaggcttcaagAACGACCTGCTGTTTGCCTCCTTTCTACGACAAgcagcctacttattaatactaccaGATGTTTAACTCGAGTTTATCTGATGAAATTGGGATTTGTACGGTTGTTTTCTGCTATGGACAGAGGCAAGACTGCCGGAATTGATTCAACCAAGATGGtaacgctgccgctagttaacgctataggagccagaaaatgcagcgtctttacgacaaCACCACCAGGGACCACTAGGGGCATGAAAGTTGTCAGTTCATGAAGGATATAAAACAACCACAGGCTTTTGTATTtgtcaaatttgaaatataaactaaaagactaaaaaaaaatagacaaaggGAAGTTTGCCCCAAAATGGCCTCTGTagcctcctcctctgcgctGTCATCTTCAGAGACACAAGAATCCATCCCATCTCTAAAGACGCTGGATAAAAGTGTAGAGGCCTCACTTACCCACTGTGTGTCCTTCTGCGTCGTCCAACCTCGTCCTCATTTCAAGGACTTTATGCCCCTTTCCTCTGTGCTGCAGGCGCCATTCAATGGCCACCTCCTGGGACAAGGGTATTTCATGCTGCTTGAAACCACAGTTGAGGAGGACATCGGCTCTCAGAGGCGCAGAGACGGATTTTATGTGGGAAAACACCAGGAATATCACTGGGGGACAGAAAGCCCAGACAACAGCAGACAGAGTAATGAGCAGGCTGTTATTTCCCTTCTAACAAAGAATGGAGAAGATTCAATAAAATGATAAGACGAGAAATCAAACACTTGCATCTCACCCTCAGTCAGCAGACTACCCGACTGGCTGAGCGGCAGGCCCAGTTTTTTTTGCACGAGCGTTGTGGGGTCCTTCTCGGCCATCACGGTTTGCAGAATCAAGCAAGTGCTGAACTCCGCTGCCTCCACGTTAAGGGACACCATGAAATACGCGGGATCCGAACCTTCCTGGGATCCATGAGGAGTGTAACGGCTTATCTCACACAACACCTCCTGCTCATTGCAGTCCGCATGGAGCAAGACATCCGCACTGGGGATCTCAACTGACGACACTGCCACAggggaatgagaggagagggtcaACCACGGGTCGTGCTTATATTACACCAAACAACACGTAGAGAAGGAAGAATTAAGAATTAACCTTTGGCCTCAAACAGGATGAGGTCTGGATCAGGGACCGAGGACGGGACAAACGGAGTGAGCATTTCAAGTGATTCATCAGGTGCCACTGGAACATCTCTAAAGACGAGAGTAGCTGGAGTCCGCGAGAAGGCAGCTCCCATTCCACCCAGTCCGACTCCCTCATCCACCAGGGTGCACGACAGAACCACATCTGCAACCCCATCGGCTGAGAAACAACGGGCAGACGGAAACACACTTCATCTTAACACCGCTGAAAAAGGCTAATTCATCATCTTCATTAATGAATGCCTAATAAATGAATGCCTACTTTTACAGTGATTAGTGTATTAATCGATTATAATAATACGATAATACGATTTTCTTTTGATCTAAAATTTGTGACGATTACAATAGTTACTTTCCAGGAAACTTCATAAAGATCCACACGATCAAAATAAGCTCCTCGTGTCAAACGAAGGTTAGTTTATTGGCCCTATAGGTCCAGCATCGATATGCCAAGATTAATAACCTTACCACAAACGCACGTCGTGAAGTATCCAAACAAGATGACTCCACTTATCATCCTGGAGTCTGACTATAAGTTCGCGGTGAGTAAGTAGAAGATGAAGTAAAGCAACAGCTGAGAAGACAAACGCCTCAAATCACTTTCGCTTTTGATTTCAAcgaccagcagcagctcgcTGCGTCGCTACAGGAGCTCGATTCCTTTCACCCCATCAATGTACAACAGTTGTACGGTAATGAATAGGATCTGATCTAACAATAAACGTTTACATGTGCACAGCAGCTGTATCCCGAGGACACGCGCGTACTGCTGCAGTGGAcgagtgaaagtgaaagtgagcCGCCGGATcgtccaatcacagagcagcgGGGAGCGGGTCATCAgtctccatggaaacactgGAGCTTCATGTTTTGGGCCTCTGGCCCTGTACAGCATCAAGGAGAAATACCCTCGTTAATCAAGGATTGATTGCTGTATTACAGGAGACTGTCAGGGTAACTGAGTTCAGGCTATGTAGATGCTAGGATACTTTGCTTAAAATGGCGTCTGTTGTTAATTTCTGTAATAGCAAAACCTGACAACAGTCTGAAAAAGTTGTGGTGAACTCggaagaaagaaagcaaaggaataaaactgtattattttaaaatggatTGTACATTATTGTAAAATTTAACAATTAATATCAAAACTGGTATGAATTTCCTTCATATTATCTCATACGATGCAATGTCGCCGGTCATGGCAGATGGCCACCGACAGCGGCGGCTTGCCCGTAGAGGGCGCTGGGGCACCGCCCTCCCACCGACCtgcctgattttatttttatttttattttttattttttgtatcaCACATTTGCTAGATTGCTCATGTCTCAGTAAAtaggaaaaaagttttttgtgaaaatgtgaaatgtgaaagaatTGACATAGTTAGTGATCTTTGAATATCTTTGAGGGACAATTGATCcaaatatgtttaaataaaaaacttaaaCTAAAACTTCTTGGGACAAAGCCAAGGTACCTATGCGTACATTTCCCAGTGGTCTTCGCGCCTTTTTGGCCTCCAGTCAACTCTGCTCATTAAACTAGACTGGAGATGATATAAAGAGCAGGAAGGAGCGACAAACCTTTTTTATCAGACTCTTACCTCACCTGTGCATGATGACTACCTCACTGAACTACTGAGGATCGCAGGCATGTGTGTGCCCACACCACCTTAGATAATGAGAGAGACAATACAGGAAAAACTACTGCCCTGCACTTGATGTTTTATTAACTGATTGACATAATATGGCCCGAACAAAACCTGGgttatattgtattgttttgttttgttgtgctaAACTGACAAGAAACTAGAGACGCAAATGCAGCTTGAGGCTATAACCTGGTACGGAGAATCAAATAGTGATATTTGTGTccctttgaaataaataaatcaatggtCCAAATCATGATCAGTAGGAATATTCACTGAATCGATTCATCATCAACTGGAAGGTTTCCTTTATGCGTACAATTTCTTGTGACACAGTATGCATTACTGAAGACAAGACAACactatttctcttttctcttgttttatttgagaTGTCTTCTTCTCATCAGGTTGTAACCAACTACTCGGAGGATGTCAGTTCTCCTGCATTGTCTTCTGGATCCAGTCCACATAATTGCTGACTTTGGTGTAGACTCCGAAGGTTCCCTGCTGTCCGCAGTCAATCCCCCAGCTGACGATCCCTGCAGCCCAGAAGTGTCCGTTCTCACTCTGGGCATAGGGGCTTCCACTGTCACCTTGGCAGGAGTCCCTCCCGCCTTCAGGGACTCCAGCGCAAAACATGTTGTTTGTCAGGTTTGGGATgttgttccttttcttcttgtACAAATGAATCGATTCACTGCAGACCTCCTGCTCCACCACAGGGAGTTGCACGTATTTCAGCTTATTTGTCAAAATCCGCCGGTTGTTAATTTCTGTAATGCCAAAGCCTGACACCAGTCTGAAAAAGATACAGAAGACATGGTTATGGTGAActcaggagaaaaaagaaaatcagattaTCCTGTCTAAAAGCTGGACAAGATTCACATGTTGGGACATCAAGGGGAAAAACTAAGACAAGAGTGAAAAAGAGTAAAATGGCGGagttcagaaaaataaaagcacgtcaaataaataatgaattacacagcattgtaaaataaaacataacaggTGTATTTTTTACCCCATCATGCCAGTGACGTATGAGGCGTCCTGTGCTGGCAAACATATGGGCATAACGGATGAGCTGAATGTGATCGCCTTTTGCAGTTTGATCAAGGCGATGTCATTGTTGTAGTCTGTGCGGCTGGGGTTGTCGTAACCTGGGTGAATGTGGACTGAGGCAGCATGAACAGGAGAGGCCAACAAGATTTGAACGTCAGTAAGTCCCATGTAAACCTGCGAATCAACAGCACAGGGGGAAATGAATGTCAGCGTGAAAACATGTGACTGGTGACATCCAGGTAACTGTGGGGGCGCAATTACCCGAACAGTGTCATTTGACACTGCAATTCCATCATTTTTTACGACGTGAGCCGCAGTCATGATCCAGCGGTCCCCGATCACCATGCCTCCTCCTCGTTGTCcatccacattcagcagcactTGCCAGGGGATGGAATGGTCCGGAGCGATACTGCCTCCAATGATCCTCTGATAGCCAGTGAGGTGTTGTGTTGGCTTGCCACAAACTGGATGTgacacagatgtacacacacatgatgaCGTTTCACAGACGTACACACTTTATGTTCTaattatagaaaaacaaatctagTTTAGGTTTCGCAAGATATTGTTTGTGTAATGAAAACCGATACCTGGTATGCATGTTGGACTGACAACAACATCATGGTTGGATCGCCACTTTCTGTCTGCTTCACAGGTGAAGCTAACTGAGGAGCAGGCgcggacaaaagaaaaatatggttTGGTGTTATTCTTGGGTTTAAGAGCAATTTAATTTAGTGATATAAGTGTGCTCTCTGCTGTGTTGGCACACCATGACATCACTGGGTGTGGTTATTGCTGCAGCACACACCCAACCACACCTGTCAGTGACAGCACTGAAACACTGATGTTAAGTTACCCATTGCGGGTCAatagttttgtgtattttatccAATTTTCTACATATCCTGTATAAATTAGACCACAGCCTCACATGTTGACCGTAGACTGTAAAAGTCTGTACACCAGAGCACACTACATGTAAATGTCTTACCATTTACGCCCCCAAGGAGAGAATAGAATGGTTCATTGCAGTGATACTGAACAACAGAACGGTGCTGGTTCTGAAAGCCGGACAGGAAGGTCACCCCTCCGTTCAACAAAGGTGCAGGTTCTCCACAATCAATTActgcagaaaaaacataaaaaaaacattcaaggaCATAAAtcgaggttttgttttttgtggttgAGACACATCACAAATCATAGGGATTAACTGTGGTTTAATCGTTTTGACGTACTGTGGCATTCTGGCAGAGGGAGGTGCCACCGCCCATTGCTTTGGCACATGGTAGAGAAGCTGTCAATCTCTTGGCTATCCTGAAACAGccaaaaagagggggggaaacaatgaCGGTGCTTTTTGTTGATGTTAAATATTGCTTGTTGTAATAAAAAAGTTTCATCGAACCATCATCAGCTTGTATCCTTGGTCACAGCGCACAAAGATGTAGTCTCTGTAGAAATATTCGGTCAAGATGGGTGTGACCCTCCCTTCAGCTACATTCCCAGGAAATGGACACTGCGTCCCTGCGAAAACGTGCATTAAACATCAACTGCATATTTGTAGCCACCAGCTTCAAGCAGACATTAAGGTGGAACGTGTATTTCACTGAGTGACAAAATGTTCAGTTGCAGTTTCTTCTGCCATTCCAGTCCCTCtcactgtgtgtactgtagtCCAGGCTCCAGCCGTTGCTCAGGCCTTCGTCGTCAGTGTGGTAGTCCAGTTTGACAGTGTTGGAGTTTGTGACTATCAGACCTGGACTCTTTGAACCACATAGCTTCATGGAATCTCTGTCTGGAACGATCAGCTTTAAGGAGAAGAGTATACACACTGTTTATTTAGTGTATGACAGATCAATTGATTAGCCTTTATTTATACAACCTTAGACACATGCATGGAATCTGCTTGTTTTTAACCTGCAACCAGTGATGGAGACAGCTTGGGCCTTGCTGGGTGTCCGCGCTCTCGATGTGGAAATTGTCAGAGAAGTTGAGAGACACGATGAAGCCAGATTCTACAGAAATGATGTACTGACAGGACACGGCGTGAGGTGGGGAGTTGGGATATCCTGGACTGAAGAGAAATCCCTCTGGCTCATCAAAAATACCACCAGCACAGGATACTGggcaagaagaagaggaaggtaTGACAGTGTTGTAGATAAAGAAAGGGTTTTCCCCTAAATGAAGAATCAGCATTCGTCCACTCAAATAAACATTGCTGACAGTTTGGTGATACTTCAGTTACAACAGTTTGACTCAGcatcaggacacacacacacacacacacacacacacacatacacacacacacacgggtggcGTGTATCTGCACAATACTCACACAAACAGGTGCGCTGGTCTGAGCGAAGTTCGTAGCCGTGGTGACAGGAGCAGAGGTATGACCCAAGTGTGTTGAGGCAGATCTGAGTGCAGAGTGGACCCGAGCCATCTCCAGCTGCGGGCGCAGAACACTCATCTATGTCTGGTGATGAGAAAAAGTGATTCATCAGTGAAATATATTTGAGTTGTGCAGAGAAGGATGCGACAGAAAGATTGACAGAGGAAGCAGAAGTGCAAACCCATTGCTTGGTAATGAGCAGAGAAGCCCACATTCTGGTGATGCTCTGGATTGGTCTTATCTGTCTGGAAGATGAGGGTGAGTCTGTTGCCTGGTGACACGATGGGCTGGTTGCCAGGATGGTGCCCGTCGGCAGAATTCTCGTGGCCACAAAACTTTCCCAGGACCTTGTTATCAtagagaacctgaagaatgtaCAGTATTAAGAGTAAAATCTTAATCAGGATGCGGACAATTTGCTGTGAAAACACCAAGTGTGTCTGAGTCCCTGCCTGCTGGAACCTGCTCAGCAGTTTGTGCTTTGCTGTTGCTCGGATTTGTCCATAATGGATACTGTGTCTGCGGCAGCGCATAAGAGCACAAGCAGATGATTGACTCTTGTATCATCAGCTTTGTTTGAAAGGAAAGAGACTGCGCCATTGAATTAGAGGCATTTCAGAAACTCTGTTTATGGCCTGCTAGTAGTGGACATAGGCTCATTGTGTTAATGTATAACTAACCAGAAGATCCTGTTCAACGTAAGTGTAGAGAAAGTGTCCAAGTGCACTTGAGTCAGGTTGTCACACGTATGTTCAGATGTCAAGCACAATATGCTCGTATTACTGTActtgtatttttgtctgttgtctacTCTTGCTGTCTTTAATTTTGgttgtcttttgttgcttttatttaaaatcgTTTTCAGgcctctcttgaaaaagagatatttaatctcaatgagtttgcctgattaaataaagattacattttaaaaaacgacagcgttgttgtcatttttgttgaaatactgtatatgtgttgaAATGTGGCTCTGACTGTGAGGGAGTCGTAGTAGCAGCCCGCAGAAGCTTCGATGTCCATGTGTGTGAAGGTGAGTCGGATCTGGAAGCCCTCGGGGACACTGAGGTCCCACTGCTCAAGCAGGTTGGCAGGGTACGGCTGTGGATACTGCGGAGACTGGACCTCACCGTGCATCAGAGGCTCAGAGTCGGGCAGCGGCcagcactcacacactgacaccaacaGAAACCTGGGAAGGTGTATGAACAGAGTCAGTTCGATCTGTTTATCAGTATGTGCTCAATCTGAGCTGCTGGTCCAAAGTTGATgcaaacagaggagaacaaacacagtgacacagtcaATACAACTGTGGCTGCCACATAATGTTACTGAAGGTTTATACATGGCACAGTAAGACACGGATCACTCAATCAACCTATACaacattaataatgataaaagtAATTGCACAGAAGTTAACGCTCGATAATATGAGAAGCAgctttaaaatacataaatgcaaGTGAGTTTTGGAATCAAGCAATATGTTCAgaacaaaaaactatttaaatatAACTATAATGTCTAACTAATATATAATGGATATAAAATGTTCAATTCCATTTACCAGATGATACTGAAGGTCTGCTCCATCTCCGGATTAAATGTATCTGTGAGTGAACTTATCCACTGGTGTAGGAGCAAATGC
Encoded proteins:
- the tapbpl gene encoding tapasin-related protein isoform X2; this encodes MISGVILFGYFTTCVCADGVADVVLSCTLVDEGVGLGGMGAAFSRTPATLVFRDVPVAPDESLEMLTPFVPSSVPDPDLILFEAKVSSVEIPSADVLLHADCNEQEVLCEISRYTPHGSQEGSDPAYFMVSLNVEAAEFSTCLILQTVMAEKDPTTLVQKKLGLPLSQSGSLLTEVIFLVFSHIKSVSAPLRADVLLNCGFKQHEIPLSQEVAIEWRLQHRGKGHKVLEMRTRLDDAEGHTVVSAERRGSSMDAAQVVGEGNVSVTLSKLKVLDAGIYICTVRLGLFHAQQVIELHVVQLPNVSLSEEKLVLKTKSPQTLSCHCNKYYPLDAQMEWLSLSPTDTEPVVLPDQGSLSSHRQHGDGTYSLSSHLSVPPSVSPGTKITCRVSHPALDAPLSVSVVVQSPEAGYEITQSGECLGTIPT
- the tapbpl gene encoding tapasin-related protein isoform X1, whose protein sequence is MISGVILFGYFTTCVCADGVADVVLSCTLVDEGVGLGGMGAAFSRTPATLVFRDVPVAPDESLEMLTPFVPSSVPDPDLILFEAKVSSVEIPSADVLLHADCNEQEVLCEISRYTPHGSQEGSDPAYFMVSLNVEAAEFSTCLILQTVMAEKDPTTLVQKKLGLPLSQSGSLLTEVIFLVFSHIKSVSAPLRADVLLNCGFKQHEIPLSQEVAIEWRLQHRGKGHKVLEMRTRLDDAEGHTVVSAERRGSSMDAAQVVGEGNVSVTLSKLKVLDAGIYICTVRLGLFHAQQVIELHVVQLPNVSLSEEKLVLKTKSPQTLSCHCNKYYPLDAQMEWLSLSPTDTEPVVLPDQGSLSSHRQHGDGTYSLSSHLSVPPSVSPGTKITCRVSHPALDAPLSVSVVVQSPEADSYLWVLGFLIITVLFFYQVMR
- the tapbpl gene encoding tapasin-related protein isoform X3 — its product is MISGVILFGYFTTCVCADGVADVVLSCTLVDEGVGLGGMGAAFSRTPATLVFRDVPVAPDESLEMLTPFVPSSVPDPDLILFEAKVSSVEIPSADVLLHADCNEQEVLCEISRYTPHGSQEGSDPAYFMVSLNVEAAEFSTCLILQTVMAEKDPTTLVQKKLGLPLSQSGSLLTEVIFLVFSHIKSVSAPLRADVLLNCGFKQHEIPLSQEVAIEWRLQHRGKGHKVLEMRTRLDDAEGHTVVSAERRGSSMDAAQVVGEGNVSVTLSKLKVLDAGIYICTVRLGLFHAQQVIELHVVQLPNVSLSEEKLVLKTKSPQTLSCHCNKYYPLDAQTQSLWSCQIRALCPAIGSMAMGRTPCRPTSLCPPVSPRAPKSPAGCPTQPWTLLSL
- the LOC118314842 gene encoding uncharacterized protein LOC118314842; this translates as MLRFSLLLTLLLHSACSMLLGWVESPGYPSGYLPHASLNWSRCAPEGHILSIRLLHLDLEDSQDCENDAVKVFSNGNLISVLCGKRELEELQSVVNPSLLSSPGGCLSLTFHSDYSNTKRHTGFRGFYTLQDFDECEDDPENGCSQFCHNIIGGYRCTCRHGYHLGPDKHTCTVKCSKDLLGLNKGHITSPSWPGSYAENAKCQYTLSVEAHLQLELHFSGLFDVEQSPDGQCIDALRIQTPSEILGPFCGHTPPPSPLLTHSHHVIVSFTSDGFGTNKGFTFDFKTRGKVCRAAVTSHSSATPLEPEYHQGQTVTVTCDLGHVVNTKGLLTLSSQYVTTCQSTGIWAPTYPCEPVDCGRPDIPEDGILQLLGSHNSNTQYEDQIQLKCSSEYYTLEGDDTYTCSANGEWVSAGGASQMPKCTPVCGRPEKDPASAGRILGGLNANLGEIPWHLLIKEPNRGGASLINDRWAVTAAHVVERLAETSLRLYGGLVDGRTTSSGSSNVVVLDSERIIIHPGYIKGGTHEQHINFDNDIALIRFASRVNFGPNLLPICLPEVNRGLEENEQGTVSGWGMTEGRNNLVTSRMLKYAHIGVYSLKECQNTPRTSANSPMIFTDNMFCAGATGKDSCQKDSGSPFVSPMLSSGRGPYYLTGIVSWGPPCEERKFKGYYTKVENYVDWIKETMDKVDNSFLLVSVCECWPLPDSEPLMHGEVQSPQYPQPYPANLLEQWDLSVPEGFQIRLTFTHMDIEASAGCYYDSLTVLYDNKVLGKFCGHENSADGHHPGNQPIVSPGNRLTLIFQTDKTNPEHHQNVGFSAHYQAMDIDECSAPAAGDGSGPLCTQICLNTLGSYLCSCHHGYELRSDQRTCLLSCAGGIFDEPEGFLFSPGYPNSPPHAVSCQYIISVESGFIVSLNFSDNFHIESADTQQGPSCLHHWLQLIVPDRDSMKLCGSKSPGLIVTNSNTVKLDYHTDDEGLSNGWSLDYSTHRTQCPFPGNVAEGRVTPILTEYFYRDYIFVRCDQGYKLMMDSQEIDSFSTMCQSNGRWHLPLPECHIIDCGEPAPLLNGGVTFLSGFQNQHRSVVQYHCNEPFYSLLGGVNVSFTCEADRKWRSNHDVVVSPTCIPVCGKPTQHLTGYQRIIGGSIAPDHSIPWQVLLNVDGQRGGGMVIGDRWIMTAAHVVKNDGIAVSNDTVRVYMGLTDVQILLASPVHAASVHIHPGYDNPSRTDYNNDIALIKLQKAITFSSSVMPICLPAQDASYVTGMMGLVSGFGITEINNRRILTNKLKYVQLPVVEQEVCSESIHLYKKKRNNIPNLTNNMFCAGVPEGGRDSCQGDSGSPYAQSENGHFWAAGIVSWGIDCGQQGTFGVYTKVSNYVDWIQKTMQEN